The Saprospiraceae bacterium genome includes a window with the following:
- a CDS encoding serine hydrolase — translation MKTVFFSLFCLLCSSVVLSQTYFPPNNAQTWSTTDPSTLGWCQTKIDSLYRFLESNDTKAFILLKDGKIVLEKYMNGHTVSSNWYWASAGKTLTAPLVGIAQQENLLKISEPSSKYLGKGWTSCTPEQEDKITIRHQLTMSSGLDDGVADPFCTLSSCLKYKADAGNRWAYHNGPYTLLDGVIEKATGKSLNLYLNQNIKPVTGMDGLFVKQGYNNVYFSTARSMARFGLLILNKGIWDKTSVLTDQQYYDAMVNTSQNINLSYGYLWWLNGKNSYMVPGAQIKIPGSLHPNAPNDMFSALGKNGQFINVIPSQKIVMIRMGDNPDSALVPFLFNNDIWKYINNLSCTSSLDKPSIHKSTAFKLIENPVSQILQIVKDEVDQDMVSIAIFDIAGKQILQNEYYGSNISINVENIKSGLYFAFLKTKSGLHNLKFIKH, via the coding sequence ATGAAAACTGTATTTTTCTCACTTTTTTGTCTTTTATGTAGCAGTGTTGTTTTATCACAAACCTACTTTCCGCCCAACAACGCTCAGACATGGAGCACAACAGACCCTTCAACTTTGGGCTGGTGTCAGACGAAAATCGACAGTTTATATCGTTTTCTTGAGTCCAACGATACCAAGGCTTTCATTTTGCTCAAAGACGGGAAAATAGTCCTTGAAAAATACATGAACGGGCATACCGTGTCTTCAAACTGGTATTGGGCATCCGCCGGAAAAACACTGACTGCACCCCTTGTAGGTATAGCACAACAGGAGAACCTCTTAAAAATATCTGAACCCTCATCCAAATATCTTGGTAAAGGTTGGACAAGTTGTACACCGGAGCAGGAAGATAAAATCACAATACGCCACCAGTTGACTATGAGTAGCGGCTTGGATGATGGTGTGGCTGATCCTTTCTGCACATTGAGTTCATGCCTGAAATATAAAGCAGATGCCGGCAACCGATGGGCGTACCATAATGGTCCATATACACTGCTCGACGGTGTCATAGAAAAAGCAACAGGTAAGTCACTCAATCTGTATTTGAATCAAAACATAAAGCCTGTGACAGGCATGGATGGTCTCTTTGTCAAACAAGGATATAATAATGTCTATTTCAGCACAGCCAGAAGTATGGCCAGATTTGGTCTGCTTATCCTCAATAAGGGAATTTGGGACAAAACCTCTGTACTCACCGATCAGCAATACTATGATGCTATGGTCAATACCTCCCAAAACATCAATTTATCTTACGGCTATCTCTGGTGGCTCAATGGCAAAAACAGCTATATGGTGCCTGGCGCCCAAATAAAAATCCCGGGAAGCCTACACCCAAATGCACCGAATGATATGTTTTCTGCTTTGGGCAAAAACGGACAGTTTATCAATGTCATTCCTTCACAAAAAATAGTCATGATCCGCATGGGCGACAATCCTGATAGCGCTTTAGTCCCATTTCTATTTAATAATGATATCTGGAAATATATCAATAATCTGTCCTGTACTTCATCTCTGGATAAGCCTTCAATACATAAATCTACAGCTTTTAAGCTTATCGAAAATCCAGTCTCGCAAATCTTACAAATAGTTAAAGATGAAGTTGATCAGGATATGGTTTCTATTGCAATTTTTGATATTGCGGGAAAACAAATCCTTCAAAATGAATATTACGGCAGCAACATTAGTATTAACGTCGAAAATATAAAAAGTGGCTTATATTTTGCTTTTTTAAAAACCAAAAGTGGATTGCATAATCTTAAGTTTATAAAGCACTGA
- a CDS encoding macro domain-containing protein, with the protein MIKEVTGDILLSGSKTIAHCIAPMDHFDSGLALSLRENYPSMVKGFRNYCHTHHPKPGEIWVWAGVGGIRIINLMAQEPAPSENYKGHPGKASLSSLDKTLKELVKYIKKENCESLAIPKLATGVGGLDWKDVRQSIIKHLDGLEIPVFVYSNFVKGSKAEEK; encoded by the coding sequence ATGATAAAAGAAGTCACAGGAGATATCCTACTTTCCGGGTCAAAAACAATAGCACACTGTATCGCTCCAATGGATCATTTTGACTCAGGTCTGGCACTAAGTTTGAGAGAAAACTATCCTTCGATGGTGAAGGGATTCAGAAATTACTGTCATACACATCATCCAAAGCCAGGAGAAATTTGGGTATGGGCCGGTGTAGGTGGTATCAGAATCATCAATCTTATGGCTCAGGAACCAGCACCATCAGAAAATTATAAAGGTCATCCGGGAAAAGCATCTTTGAGCAGTCTCGATAAAACATTAAAAGAACTGGTAAAGTACATCAAAAAAGAAAATTGTGAAAGCCTCGCCATCCCTAAATTAGCGACAGGTGTTGGTGGACTTGACTGGAAAGATGTGAGACAATCTATAATTAAACACCTTGACGGATTGGAGATACCTGTTTTTGTATATAGTAATTTTGTAAAAGGGTCAAAAGCTGAGGAAAAATAA